A single Vigna radiata var. radiata cultivar VC1973A chromosome 8, Vradiata_ver6, whole genome shotgun sequence DNA region contains:
- the LOC106770921 gene encoding lysine-specific demethylase JMJ25 isoform X1 — translation MAGKGKTRRENTVTIPVDSNPTQQNIQSLDFNAECEADQKKAIDFTETVDDGAVGHSSIAECVKRKRGRRSETEGKTTMSEGSLSEKNSAQDENHGENGGVGVSTSVQGVKKKRGRKSKEEKEMERKLLEENLLEKNGENSRVGYSSFQGEKKETEDMDSKSSEGNLFEKGGRDVSHGERDGVGGSSLQEGVTDGGNGELHEKRRGRKRKVVKEGGGEFEMPDGFSGSGSDIRKQHNFRSRKVNKIEAVVPKKKKRNKEFIEXESXMCHQCQRNXKGRVVRCAKCKXKRFCIPCIENWYPHLKEDYIAEKCPVCRGNCNCKACLRSDVLIKKLKGKTSTNKVQKVELSMYLLQVLLPYLRLLDEEQRIENETEAKIXGISVSELKVVHADYFKDERIYCDNCKTSIFDYHRSCTECSFDLCLICCRELRSGQLLGGADPITLEFPFRGRDYLHGENLDKTVNQTESNDAAEPLIREWSRAGWHAESNGSIPCPKECNHGFLELRSVLGQHFITDLLCKANGLAQTLKHETPDKFCLCSRSDRSANYGMRKAASRADSSDNYLYCPKAVQLQDKDLGHFQWHWEKGEPVIVSHVIDXTSGLSWEPLVMWRAFRQMTNTKREQHLDVKAIDCLDFCEVEINIHXFFTGYTKAFGDWRGWPRILKLKDWPPSNLFEERLPRHCAEFISSLPFKEYTDPLGGCLNIAVKLPKECLKPDMGPKTYIAYGFPEELGRGDSVTKLHCDMSDAVNVLTHVAEVKLEPEHLSAIDMLKRKHFEHDKRELLSDHDGETNVDKVTTIPESDLSFAGDGSEGALWDIFRRQDVPKLQEYLRKHLREFRHIHCSPVEQVIHPIHDQTFYLTVEHKRKLKEEYGIEPWTFVQKLGDAVFIPAGCPHQVRNLKSCIKVALDFVSPENVGECFRLTEEFRKLPISHGSAEDKLEQVKKMAIYAMQDVVTKLEKARM, via the exons ATGGCGGGCAAAGGGAAAACGCGACGTGAAAATACAGTCACCATTCCGGTAGATTCAAACCCCACCCAGCAAAATATTCAATCTTTGGATTTTAATGCCGAGTGTGAGGCTGATCAGAAGAAAGCAATCGACTTTACTGAAACAGTCGACGATGGGGCAGTAGGGCATTCTTCTATTGCCGAATGTGTGAAAAGAAAACGTGGCAGAAGAAGTGAAACGGAGGGCAAGACAACGATGTCAGAGGGCAGTTTGTCCGAGAAGAACAGCGCTCAAGACGAAAACCATGGTGAAAATGGTGGGGTTGGAGTTTCTACCTCTGTTCAAGGTGTGAAAAAGAAGCGTGGCAGAAAGAGTAAAGAGGAAAAGGAGATGGAAAGGAAGTTGTTGGAGGAAAATTTGTTGgagaaaaatggtgaaaataGCAGGGTCGGATATTCTTCTTTTCAAGGTGAGAAAAAGGAAACGGAAGACATGGACAGCAAGAGTTCAGAGGGCAATTTGTTCGAGAAGGGTGGTCGAGATGTTAGCCACGGTGAAAGGGATGGGGTAGGTGGTTCTTCTCTTCAAGAAGGCGTGACCGATGGGGGTAATGGCGAGCTTCATGAGAAGAGGCGTGGgaggaaaagaaaagttgttaaagaaggTGGCGGTGAGTTTGAAATGCCTGACGGTTTTTCGGGAAGTGGAAGTGACATTCGGAAACAACATAATTTTAGAAGCCGTAAAGTCAACAAAATAGAAGCTGTGGTgccgaaaaagaaaaagaggaataaGGAG TTTATTGAAAANGAATCCNCAATGTGCCATCAATGCCAGAGAAATGANAAAGGCAGGGTTGTGAGGTGCGCAAAATGCAAANCCAAAAGATTTTGCATACCCTGTATTGAAAATTG GTATCCTCATTTGAAAGAGGATTACATTGCNGAGAAATGTCCCGTGTGCCGTGGTAATTGCAACTGCAAAGCATGCTTGCGATCTGATGTACTTATTAAA AAATTGAAGGGAAAAACCAGCACCAATAAAGTTCAGAAGGTTGAGCTCTCTATGTATTTGCTGCAAGTACTTCTTCCGTATTTAAGATTGTTGGATGAAGAGCAAAGGATTGAGAATGAGACAGAAGCTAAGATACANG GAATCTCAGTCTCAGAGCTTAAAGTAGTACACGCAGATTATTTTAAGGATGAACGTATATATTG TGACAATTGCAAAACTTCAATATTTGATTACCACAGAAGCTGTACAGAATGCTCTTTCGATCTTTGTCTCATCTGTTGCCGTGAACTTCGTAGTGGTCAGCTTCTAGGGGGTGCAGATCCAATTACGTTGGAGTTTCCATTCAGAGGTCGTGATTACTTGCATGGtgaaaatttagataaaacGGTAAACCAAACTGAATCAAATGATGCTGCTGAGCCTCTAATTCGTGAATGGTCAAGAGCTGGATGGCATGCAGAAAGTAATGGTAGCATTCCTTGTCCAAAAGAATGTAACCATGGTTTTCTTGAACTGAGAAGTGTATTAGGTCAACATTTTATTACTGATTTATTGTGTAAAGCAAATGGACTGGCACAAACATTGAAGCATGAGACCCCAGACAAATTCTGTTTGTGTTCAAGGTCTGATAGAAGCGCAAATTATGGTATGAGGAAGGCTGCATCCCGTGCAGATTCTAGTGACAATTATTTGTATTGTCCTAAGGCTGTACAACTACAGGATAAGGATTTAGGGCATTTTCAGTGGCATTGGGAAAAGGGGGAGCCTGTCATTGTTAGCCATGTGATTGATNGTACATCTGGTTTAAGCTGGGAACCACTTGTCATGTGGCGTGCATTCCGTCAGATGACTAATACCAAACGTGAACAACATTTAGATGTAAAGGCAATTGATTGCTTAGATTTCTGCGAG GTAGAAATTAACATCCACCANTTCTTTACTGGGTATACGAAAGCTTTTGGGGATTGGCGTGGTTGGCCTCGGATATTGAAGTTAAAAGACTGGCCGCCTTCTAATTTATTTGAGGAACGCTTGCCTAGACATTGTGCTGAGTTCATATCTTCCTTACCATTCAAGGAATATACTGATCCTCTTGGTGGTTGTCTTAACATAGCTGTTAAATTGCCTAAAGAGTGTCTAAAGCCAGACATGGGGCCGAAGACATACATTGCTTATGGATTTCCCGAGGAGCTTGGACGTGGTGACTCAGTGACTAAGCTCCACTGTGATATGTCCGATGCA GTAAATGTGTTGACTCATGTTGCTGAAGTCAAATTGGAACCCGAGCATCTTAGTGCCATTGACATGTTGAAACGAAAGCACTTTGAGCATGACAAGAGGGAGCTGCTTAGTGATCACGATGGAGAAACTAACGTTGACAAAGTAACAACGATTCCGGAGAGTGATTTGTCGTTTGCAGGTGATGGTTCAGAAGGTGCTCTGTGGGATATTTTTCGGAGGCAGGATGTACCTAAATTGCAGGAGTATCTGAGGAAGCATTTAAGAGAGTTTAGGCATATCCATTGTAGTCCTGTAGAGCAG GTTATTCACCCCATCCATGACCAGACATTCTATTTGACCGTGGAGCATAAGAGGAAGCTTAAGGAGGAGTATG GAATTGAGCCCTGGACATTCGTTCAGAAGCTTGGAGATGCTGTTTTCATTCCAGCTGGCTGTCCTCACCAAGTCAGAAATCTGAAG TCATGTATTAAGGTTGCATTGGATTTTGTTTCTCCTGAAAATGTTGGGGAGTGCTTTCGTTTAACAGAGGAATTTCGTAAACTTCCCATAAGCCATGGGTCTGCTGAGGATAAATTGGAG CAGGTGAAAAAGATGGCAATATATGCTATGCAAGATGTGGTAACAAAATTGGAAAAAGCAAG GATGTAA
- the LOC106770921 gene encoding lysine-specific demethylase JMJ25 isoform X3 codes for MSEGSLSEKNSAQDENHGENGGVGVSTSVQGVKKKRGRKSKEEKEMERKLLEENLLEKNGENSRVGYSSFQGEKKETEDMDSKSSEGNLFEKGGRDVSHGERDGVGGSSLQEGVTDGGNGELHEKRRGRKRKVVKEGGGEFEMPDGFSGSGSDIRKQHNFRSRKVNKIEAVVPKKKKRNKEFIEXESXMCHQCQRNXKGRVVRCAKCKXKRFCIPCIENWYPHLKEDYIAEKCPVCRGNCNCKACLRSDVLIKKLKGKTSTNKVQKVELSMYLLQVLLPYLRLLDEEQRIENETEAKIXGISVSELKVVHADYFKDERIYCDNCKTSIFDYHRSCTECSFDLCLICCRELRSGQLLGGADPITLEFPFRGRDYLHGENLDKTVNQTESNDAAEPLIREWSRAGWHAESNGSIPCPKECNHGFLELRSVLGQHFITDLLCKANGLAQTLKHETPDKFCLCSRSDRSANYGMRKAASRADSSDNYLYCPKAVQLQDKDLGHFQWHWEKGEPVIVSHVIDXTSGLSWEPLVMWRAFRQMTNTKREQHLDVKAIDCLDFCEVEINIHXFFTGYTKAFGDWRGWPRILKLKDWPPSNLFEERLPRHCAEFISSLPFKEYTDPLGGCLNIAVKLPKECLKPDMGPKTYIAYGFPEELGRGDSVTKLHCDMSDAVNVLTHVAEVKLEPEHLSAIDMLKRKHFEHDKRELLSDHDGETNVDKVTTIPESDLSFAGDGSEGALWDIFRRQDVPKLQEYLRKHLREFRHIHCSPVEQVIHPIHDQTFYLTVEHKRKLKEEYGIEPWTFVQKLGDAVFIPAGCPHQVRNLKSCIKVALDFVSPENVGECFRLTEEFRKLPISHGSAEDKLEQVKKMAIYAMQDVVTKLEKARM; via the exons ATGTCAGAGGGCAGTTTGTCCGAGAAGAACAGCGCTCAAGACGAAAACCATGGTGAAAATGGTGGGGTTGGAGTTTCTACCTCTGTTCAAGGTGTGAAAAAGAAGCGTGGCAGAAAGAGTAAAGAGGAAAAGGAGATGGAAAGGAAGTTGTTGGAGGAAAATTTGTTGgagaaaaatggtgaaaataGCAGGGTCGGATATTCTTCTTTTCAAGGTGAGAAAAAGGAAACGGAAGACATGGACAGCAAGAGTTCAGAGGGCAATTTGTTCGAGAAGGGTGGTCGAGATGTTAGCCACGGTGAAAGGGATGGGGTAGGTGGTTCTTCTCTTCAAGAAGGCGTGACCGATGGGGGTAATGGCGAGCTTCATGAGAAGAGGCGTGGgaggaaaagaaaagttgttaaagaaggTGGCGGTGAGTTTGAAATGCCTGACGGTTTTTCGGGAAGTGGAAGTGACATTCGGAAACAACATAATTTTAGAAGCCGTAAAGTCAACAAAATAGAAGCTGTGGTgccgaaaaagaaaaagaggaataaGGAG TTTATTGAAAANGAATCCNCAATGTGCCATCAATGCCAGAGAAATGANAAAGGCAGGGTTGTGAGGTGCGCAAAATGCAAANCCAAAAGATTTTGCATACCCTGTATTGAAAATTG GTATCCTCATTTGAAAGAGGATTACATTGCNGAGAAATGTCCCGTGTGCCGTGGTAATTGCAACTGCAAAGCATGCTTGCGATCTGATGTACTTATTAAA AAATTGAAGGGAAAAACCAGCACCAATAAAGTTCAGAAGGTTGAGCTCTCTATGTATTTGCTGCAAGTACTTCTTCCGTATTTAAGATTGTTGGATGAAGAGCAAAGGATTGAGAATGAGACAGAAGCTAAGATACANG GAATCTCAGTCTCAGAGCTTAAAGTAGTACACGCAGATTATTTTAAGGATGAACGTATATATTG TGACAATTGCAAAACTTCAATATTTGATTACCACAGAAGCTGTACAGAATGCTCTTTCGATCTTTGTCTCATCTGTTGCCGTGAACTTCGTAGTGGTCAGCTTCTAGGGGGTGCAGATCCAATTACGTTGGAGTTTCCATTCAGAGGTCGTGATTACTTGCATGGtgaaaatttagataaaacGGTAAACCAAACTGAATCAAATGATGCTGCTGAGCCTCTAATTCGTGAATGGTCAAGAGCTGGATGGCATGCAGAAAGTAATGGTAGCATTCCTTGTCCAAAAGAATGTAACCATGGTTTTCTTGAACTGAGAAGTGTATTAGGTCAACATTTTATTACTGATTTATTGTGTAAAGCAAATGGACTGGCACAAACATTGAAGCATGAGACCCCAGACAAATTCTGTTTGTGTTCAAGGTCTGATAGAAGCGCAAATTATGGTATGAGGAAGGCTGCATCCCGTGCAGATTCTAGTGACAATTATTTGTATTGTCCTAAGGCTGTACAACTACAGGATAAGGATTTAGGGCATTTTCAGTGGCATTGGGAAAAGGGGGAGCCTGTCATTGTTAGCCATGTGATTGATNGTACATCTGGTTTAAGCTGGGAACCACTTGTCATGTGGCGTGCATTCCGTCAGATGACTAATACCAAACGTGAACAACATTTAGATGTAAAGGCAATTGATTGCTTAGATTTCTGCGAG GTAGAAATTAACATCCACCANTTCTTTACTGGGTATACGAAAGCTTTTGGGGATTGGCGTGGTTGGCCTCGGATATTGAAGTTAAAAGACTGGCCGCCTTCTAATTTATTTGAGGAACGCTTGCCTAGACATTGTGCTGAGTTCATATCTTCCTTACCATTCAAGGAATATACTGATCCTCTTGGTGGTTGTCTTAACATAGCTGTTAAATTGCCTAAAGAGTGTCTAAAGCCAGACATGGGGCCGAAGACATACATTGCTTATGGATTTCCCGAGGAGCTTGGACGTGGTGACTCAGTGACTAAGCTCCACTGTGATATGTCCGATGCA GTAAATGTGTTGACTCATGTTGCTGAAGTCAAATTGGAACCCGAGCATCTTAGTGCCATTGACATGTTGAAACGAAAGCACTTTGAGCATGACAAGAGGGAGCTGCTTAGTGATCACGATGGAGAAACTAACGTTGACAAAGTAACAACGATTCCGGAGAGTGATTTGTCGTTTGCAGGTGATGGTTCAGAAGGTGCTCTGTGGGATATTTTTCGGAGGCAGGATGTACCTAAATTGCAGGAGTATCTGAGGAAGCATTTAAGAGAGTTTAGGCATATCCATTGTAGTCCTGTAGAGCAG GTTATTCACCCCATCCATGACCAGACATTCTATTTGACCGTGGAGCATAAGAGGAAGCTTAAGGAGGAGTATG GAATTGAGCCCTGGACATTCGTTCAGAAGCTTGGAGATGCTGTTTTCATTCCAGCTGGCTGTCCTCACCAAGTCAGAAATCTGAAG TCATGTATTAAGGTTGCATTGGATTTTGTTTCTCCTGAAAATGTTGGGGAGTGCTTTCGTTTAACAGAGGAATTTCGTAAACTTCCCATAAGCCATGGGTCTGCTGAGGATAAATTGGAG CAGGTGAAAAAGATGGCAATATATGCTATGCAAGATGTGGTAACAAAATTGGAAAAAGCAAG GATGTAA
- the LOC106770921 gene encoding lysine-specific demethylase JMJ25 isoform X2: protein MAGKGKTRRENTVTIPVDSNPTQQNIQSLDFNAECEADQKKAIDFTETVDDGAVGHSSIAECVKRKRGRRSETEGKTTMSEGSLSEKNSAQDENHGENGGVGVSTSVQGVKKKRGRKSKEEKEMERKLLEENLLEKNGENSRVGYSSFQGEKKETEDMDSKSSEGNLFEKGGRDVSHGERDGVGGSSLQEGVTDGGNGELHEKRRGRKRKVVKEGGGEFEMPDGFSGSGSDIRKQHNFRSRKVNKIEAVVPKKKKRNKEFIEXESXMCHQCQRNXKGRVVRCAKCKXKRFCIPCIENWYPHLKEDYIAEKCPVCRGNCNCKACLRSDVLIKKLKGKTSTNKVQKVELSMYLLQVLLPYLRLLDEEQRIENETEAKIXGISVSELKVVHADYFKDERIYCDNCKTSIFDYHRSCTECSFDLCLICCRELRSGQLLGGADPITLEFPFRGRDYLHGENLDKTVNQTESNDAAEPLIREWSRAGWHAESNGSIPCPKECNHGFLELRSVLGQHFITDLLCKANGLAQTLKHETPDKFCLCSRSDRSANYGMRKAASRADSSDNYLYCPKAVQLQDKDLGHFQWHWEKGEPVIVSHVIDXTSGLSWEPLVMWRAFRQMTNTKREQHLDVKAIDCLDFCEVEINIHXFFTGYTKAFGDWRGWPRILKLKDWPPSNLFEERLPRHCAEFISSLPFKEYTDPLGGCLNIAVKLPKECLKPDMGPKTYIAYGFPEELGRGDSVTKLHCDMSDAVNVLTHVAEVKLEPEHLSAIDMLKRKHFEHDKRELLSDHDGETNVDKVTTIPESDLSFAGDGSEGALWDIFRRQDVPKLQEYLRKHLREFRHIHCSPVEQVIHPIHDQTFYLTVEHKRKLKEEYGIEPWTFVQKLGDAVFIPAGCPHQVRNLKSCIKVALDFVSPENVGECFRLTEEFRKLPISHGSAEDKLEVKKMAIYAMQDVVTKLEKARM, encoded by the exons ATGGCGGGCAAAGGGAAAACGCGACGTGAAAATACAGTCACCATTCCGGTAGATTCAAACCCCACCCAGCAAAATATTCAATCTTTGGATTTTAATGCCGAGTGTGAGGCTGATCAGAAGAAAGCAATCGACTTTACTGAAACAGTCGACGATGGGGCAGTAGGGCATTCTTCTATTGCCGAATGTGTGAAAAGAAAACGTGGCAGAAGAAGTGAAACGGAGGGCAAGACAACGATGTCAGAGGGCAGTTTGTCCGAGAAGAACAGCGCTCAAGACGAAAACCATGGTGAAAATGGTGGGGTTGGAGTTTCTACCTCTGTTCAAGGTGTGAAAAAGAAGCGTGGCAGAAAGAGTAAAGAGGAAAAGGAGATGGAAAGGAAGTTGTTGGAGGAAAATTTGTTGgagaaaaatggtgaaaataGCAGGGTCGGATATTCTTCTTTTCAAGGTGAGAAAAAGGAAACGGAAGACATGGACAGCAAGAGTTCAGAGGGCAATTTGTTCGAGAAGGGTGGTCGAGATGTTAGCCACGGTGAAAGGGATGGGGTAGGTGGTTCTTCTCTTCAAGAAGGCGTGACCGATGGGGGTAATGGCGAGCTTCATGAGAAGAGGCGTGGgaggaaaagaaaagttgttaaagaaggTGGCGGTGAGTTTGAAATGCCTGACGGTTTTTCGGGAAGTGGAAGTGACATTCGGAAACAACATAATTTTAGAAGCCGTAAAGTCAACAAAATAGAAGCTGTGGTgccgaaaaagaaaaagaggaataaGGAG TTTATTGAAAANGAATCCNCAATGTGCCATCAATGCCAGAGAAATGANAAAGGCAGGGTTGTGAGGTGCGCAAAATGCAAANCCAAAAGATTTTGCATACCCTGTATTGAAAATTG GTATCCTCATTTGAAAGAGGATTACATTGCNGAGAAATGTCCCGTGTGCCGTGGTAATTGCAACTGCAAAGCATGCTTGCGATCTGATGTACTTATTAAA AAATTGAAGGGAAAAACCAGCACCAATAAAGTTCAGAAGGTTGAGCTCTCTATGTATTTGCTGCAAGTACTTCTTCCGTATTTAAGATTGTTGGATGAAGAGCAAAGGATTGAGAATGAGACAGAAGCTAAGATACANG GAATCTCAGTCTCAGAGCTTAAAGTAGTACACGCAGATTATTTTAAGGATGAACGTATATATTG TGACAATTGCAAAACTTCAATATTTGATTACCACAGAAGCTGTACAGAATGCTCTTTCGATCTTTGTCTCATCTGTTGCCGTGAACTTCGTAGTGGTCAGCTTCTAGGGGGTGCAGATCCAATTACGTTGGAGTTTCCATTCAGAGGTCGTGATTACTTGCATGGtgaaaatttagataaaacGGTAAACCAAACTGAATCAAATGATGCTGCTGAGCCTCTAATTCGTGAATGGTCAAGAGCTGGATGGCATGCAGAAAGTAATGGTAGCATTCCTTGTCCAAAAGAATGTAACCATGGTTTTCTTGAACTGAGAAGTGTATTAGGTCAACATTTTATTACTGATTTATTGTGTAAAGCAAATGGACTGGCACAAACATTGAAGCATGAGACCCCAGACAAATTCTGTTTGTGTTCAAGGTCTGATAGAAGCGCAAATTATGGTATGAGGAAGGCTGCATCCCGTGCAGATTCTAGTGACAATTATTTGTATTGTCCTAAGGCTGTACAACTACAGGATAAGGATTTAGGGCATTTTCAGTGGCATTGGGAAAAGGGGGAGCCTGTCATTGTTAGCCATGTGATTGATNGTACATCTGGTTTAAGCTGGGAACCACTTGTCATGTGGCGTGCATTCCGTCAGATGACTAATACCAAACGTGAACAACATTTAGATGTAAAGGCAATTGATTGCTTAGATTTCTGCGAG GTAGAAATTAACATCCACCANTTCTTTACTGGGTATACGAAAGCTTTTGGGGATTGGCGTGGTTGGCCTCGGATATTGAAGTTAAAAGACTGGCCGCCTTCTAATTTATTTGAGGAACGCTTGCCTAGACATTGTGCTGAGTTCATATCTTCCTTACCATTCAAGGAATATACTGATCCTCTTGGTGGTTGTCTTAACATAGCTGTTAAATTGCCTAAAGAGTGTCTAAAGCCAGACATGGGGCCGAAGACATACATTGCTTATGGATTTCCCGAGGAGCTTGGACGTGGTGACTCAGTGACTAAGCTCCACTGTGATATGTCCGATGCA GTAAATGTGTTGACTCATGTTGCTGAAGTCAAATTGGAACCCGAGCATCTTAGTGCCATTGACATGTTGAAACGAAAGCACTTTGAGCATGACAAGAGGGAGCTGCTTAGTGATCACGATGGAGAAACTAACGTTGACAAAGTAACAACGATTCCGGAGAGTGATTTGTCGTTTGCAGGTGATGGTTCAGAAGGTGCTCTGTGGGATATTTTTCGGAGGCAGGATGTACCTAAATTGCAGGAGTATCTGAGGAAGCATTTAAGAGAGTTTAGGCATATCCATTGTAGTCCTGTAGAGCAG GTTATTCACCCCATCCATGACCAGACATTCTATTTGACCGTGGAGCATAAGAGGAAGCTTAAGGAGGAGTATG GAATTGAGCCCTGGACATTCGTTCAGAAGCTTGGAGATGCTGTTTTCATTCCAGCTGGCTGTCCTCACCAAGTCAGAAATCTGAAG TCATGTATTAAGGTTGCATTGGATTTTGTTTCTCCTGAAAATGTTGGGGAGTGCTTTCGTTTAACAGAGGAATTTCGTAAACTTCCCATAAGCCATGGGTCTGCTGAGGATAAATTGGAG GTGAAAAAGATGGCAATATATGCTATGCAAGATGTGGTAACAAAATTGGAAAAAGCAAG GATGTAA
- the LOC106772706 gene encoding F-box/LRR-repeat protein 10: MESKEETAGAGEASLDGLPSALVATVMTKLDIASICSLASTSSVFRSCARHILSFLPSFNLLDTAPSGDMLRPLLPPNPYLTTLKLDCSRLDDSAIAFLLKPSLQDLSLHNCADFSGRLLSEIGNRCKDLRSLYLGSVAEKRGRAIHISDLEELLSGCSHLEALILMFDVSLFLRHNFARVWASASEKLTSLEIGYISSVTVTELLSPNLGSHLPSNPVQPSILPSIQKLCLNVDYITDAMIGTISKGLMFLTHLDLQDAPLIEPRVTFDLTNAGLQQINQLGRLKHLSLVRSQEFLITYFRRVNDLGLLLMADKCANMESICLGGFCRVTDTGFKTILHSCTRLYKLKVTHGTHLTDLVFHDISATSLTLTHVSLRRCNLLTNHAVLSLASNKGLKILDLRDCRSLGDEALLAIGTLPRLKVLLLDGSDITDAGLLYLRASVISSLYALSLRGCKRLTDKCITALFNGCCVLELRELDLSNLPNFSDNGVLLLAKSRIPFFELRMRQCPLVGDTAVMALASMLIDEAKHGSSLRLLDLYNCGGITALAFRWLKKPYFPRLKWLGVTGNVNIDMVVDALARSRPFLHVASHGEELGADPYDTSDGLYTHDYDDVDEFEQWLLEADIDSDFEEIGDAENNDEMVA, translated from the exons ATGGAATCGAAGGAAGAAACTGCCGGCGCCGGGGAGGCGAGCCTGGATGGGCTACCGTCGGCTCTGGTGGCGACCGTCATGACGAAGCTGGACATCGCCTCCATCTGCTCCCTCGCCTCCACCTCCTCCGTCTTCCGCTCCTGCGCCCGTCACATCCTTTCTTTCCTCCCCTCCTTCAACCTCCTC GACACTGCTCCCTCCGGCGACATGCTCAGACCCTTGTTGCCGCCCAATCCCTACCTCACCACTCTCAAGCTCGATTGTTCCCGCCTCGATGACTCCGCCATCGCCTTCCTCCTCAAACCCTCCCTCCAAGATCTCTCTCTCCACAATTGCGCCGATTTCAGTGGCAGACTCTTGTCTGAGATCGGCAACCGCTGCAAGGATCTAAG GTCTCTTTACCTTGGCTCCGTCGCCGAGAAAAGAGGGAGGGCCATTCATATTTCCGATCTAGAGGAGTTGCTCAGCGGTTGCTCCCACTTGGAA GCATTGATTCTGATGTTTGATGTCTCTCTCTTTCTACGGCACAATTTTGCTCGAGTTTGGGCTTCTGCCTCAGAGAAACTCACTTCTCTTGAGATTGGCTACATTTCTTCAGTTACCGTCACTGAACTGCTCAGCCCAAATCTGGGATCCCATCTGCCCTCAAATCCTGTTCAACCGTCTATACTTCCAAGCATTCAGAAACTGTGTCTAAATGTAGACTATATAACCGATGCTATGATCGGCACAATATCCAAAGGTCTAATGTTTTTGACGCATTTGGATCTTCAAGATGCACCATTGATTGAACCAAGAGTTACGTTTGACCTAACCAATGCTGGTCTTCAACAAATTAATCAACTTGGGAGATTGAAACATCTTTCACTGGTTCGAAGCCAGGAGTTTCTCATTACCTACTTTCGAAGAGTGAATGATCTGGGATTGCTTCTAATGGCAGACAAGTGTGCAAACATGGAAAGCATATGCCTTGGTGGCTTTTGTCGCGTCACAGACACCGGTTTCAAAACCATCCTGCATTCTTGCACTCGCTTGTACAAGCTTAAGGTCACTCATGGGACTCATTTGACTGATCTAGTTTTTCATGATATTTCCGCAACATCCCTTACTTTGACACATGTTAGCTTAAGACGGTGCAATCTGTTAACTAACCATGCTGTTTTGAGTTTGGCATCAAACAAGGGACTCAAAATTCTTGACCTGAGGGATTGCAGAAGCCTTGGGGACGAAGCTCTCCTGGCCATTGGCACTCTGCCTAGACTGAAAGTTCTACTATTAGATGGCTCTGATATAACTGATGCAGGACTTTTGTACTTGAGAGCATCTGTTATTAGTTCACTGTATGCATTGTCTCTTCGCGGCTGCAAGAGACTAACGGATAAATGTATCACAGCTCTATTTAATGGCTGTTGCGTGCTGGAATTGCGAGAACTGGATCTATCCAATCTTCCTAACTTCTCGGATAATGGAGTTTTGCTGCTTGCAAAAAGTAGGATTCCCTTTTTTGAGCTCCGTATGCGACAATGCCCTCTGGTTGGTGATACTGCAGTCATGGCATTAGCTTCAATGCTGATTGACGAGGCCAAACATGGAAGCAGTTTGCGATTGCTGGATCTTTATAACTGTGGTGGCATTACAGCGCTTGCATTTCGCTGGTTGAAGAAACCGTATTTTCCAAGGCTCAAATGGTTGGGAGTGACAGGGAATGTTAACATAGACATGGTAGTAGATGCCTTAGCCAGAAGCAGACCCTTCTTACATGTGGCATCCCATGGTGAGGAGCTTGGGGCAGATCCCTACGATACTTCAGATGGGTTATACACACATGATTATGATGACGTGGATGAGTTTGAGCAGTGGCTTCTTGAAGCAGATATTGACAGTGACTTTGAAGAGATAGGCGATGCTGAAAATAATGATGAAATGGTTGCGTGA